From Pseudomonadota bacterium, a single genomic window includes:
- a CDS encoding ATP/GTP-binding protein — translation MQRELKIVIGGPMGAGKTALIRALSDVPVVATEAYNTRRDEADKATTTVAMDYGRMELEDGVVVSLFGTPGQDRFSYMWEILAKGALGVVVLVDANREDAEQALRRYVGIYEEQLKGGAMVVGLTKLDLASPNRFDELATVIAEHYVTIPVIAADPRTREGSEQLMELLLMTLEMAAEQDDMGDSPAPGGPPLAFEVGPSV, via the coding sequence ATGCAAAGAGAGCTCAAGATCGTCATCGGCGGGCCTATGGGCGCCGGTAAGACCGCGCTGATCCGCGCCTTGAGCGACGTGCCCGTGGTAGCCACGGAGGCGTACAACACCCGTCGCGACGAAGCGGACAAGGCTACCACCACGGTGGCGATGGACTACGGGCGGATGGAACTCGAAGACGGGGTAGTTGTATCGCTGTTCGGCACGCCAGGTCAGGATCGCTTCAGCTACATGTGGGAGATCCTGGCGAAGGGCGCGCTAGGCGTAGTGGTGTTGGTGGATGCGAACCGCGAGGACGCCGAGCAGGCCCTACGCCGCTACGTGGGGATCTACGAGGAGCAACTCAAGGGGGGGGCGATGGTGGTCGGTCTGACCAAACTGGATCTCGCGTCACCCAATCGATTCGATGAGCTAGCGACAGTGATTGCTGAGCATTATGTCACTATCCCAGTGATCGCAGCAGATCCGCGCACACGAGAGGGCAGCGAGCAGCTCATGGAGCTGCTCCTCATGACCCTCGAGATGGCGGCGGAGCAAGACGACATGGGTGATTCCCCGGCGCCTGGAGGGCCACCCTTGGCGTTCGAAGTAGGGCCTAGCGTATGA
- a CDS encoding ATP-dependent helicase yields MTIQLDATRQRILDTEGHLLVLGGPGSGKTTIALLKAKKLCQWLLPEQRVLFLSFSRAAVKQVSKRSADLLSQSERRQIEVNTYHAFCLDFLRSHGRLLTRKPVKIVYPSNARVLEADFGGPNWRTEQERLLAEESRATFDVFAHGVSTLLERCRALRCLVSNRYPIIIVDEFQDTDDDQWRMVHALRDHATLICLADPDQRIFDYQSTIDPKRVEMSKDALAPTVFDLGADNHRSPGGRILDFANAVLRNRSPKAPCKEVTVSTCYENAFPSTVHAEVVFTFSKLRQQGVENPTVVVLARSNPLVATISSILSETHQYNRRELRPIFHTVVWDAEVAAAAGTVIASVMEWREGTISEDVARTFEALAAYYRLKVALRPDKSKGAADKARKYRESADRVRAERSPRLNVERALLTCWREKKELLRGDPVEDWRRSRDVLDRSSLPDIVQESRMLRLFRMTDELGLGLADRWDEVGRCYPGAKLFVSRTLETQRLLAPDLEPRGCVLMSMHKSKGKEFDGVVIAERQHAGVLFDPKKEEPPFESTRRLLRVAITRARHRVTIVRPKNCYPLY; encoded by the coding sequence TTGACGATACAGCTTGATGCAACTCGACAGAGAATTCTCGACACAGAAGGCCATCTTCTCGTCTTGGGAGGGCCGGGGTCAGGTAAGACGACGATAGCGCTGCTTAAAGCGAAGAAATTGTGTCAGTGGCTGCTACCTGAGCAGCGCGTGCTCTTTCTGAGCTTCTCGCGAGCGGCCGTCAAACAGGTATCGAAGCGTAGTGCAGACCTGCTCTCGCAGAGTGAGCGGCGACAGATCGAAGTCAATACCTATCATGCATTCTGCCTCGACTTTCTGCGATCTCATGGCCGGCTGCTCACACGCAAACCGGTAAAAATCGTGTATCCAAGCAACGCACGAGTTTTGGAAGCAGACTTTGGAGGGCCGAACTGGCGAACTGAACAGGAGCGCCTTCTTGCTGAAGAGTCTCGTGCAACTTTCGATGTCTTCGCGCACGGAGTAAGTACGCTACTTGAGCGTTGTAGGGCATTGCGATGCCTAGTGTCTAATCGGTATCCAATCATTATCGTTGATGAGTTTCAGGACACCGACGATGACCAGTGGCGCATGGTACACGCACTTCGGGACCATGCGACACTGATCTGCCTGGCCGATCCCGACCAGCGCATATTTGACTATCAGAGCACCATCGATCCCAAGCGGGTGGAGATGTCCAAGGATGCGCTTGCCCCGACGGTGTTCGATCTCGGCGCTGACAACCATAGAAGCCCAGGCGGTAGAATCCTCGATTTCGCCAACGCGGTCTTGAGGAATCGCTCGCCGAAAGCACCATGCAAAGAGGTAACAGTCTCAACGTGCTACGAGAATGCGTTTCCAAGTACCGTCCATGCGGAGGTGGTGTTCACTTTCTCCAAGCTGCGCCAACAGGGCGTGGAGAACCCCACCGTGGTGGTGCTCGCGCGGTCGAATCCTCTGGTGGCAACTATATCCAGCATTCTAAGTGAAACGCATCAGTACAACAGGAGGGAACTCCGTCCGATATTCCACACTGTTGTGTGGGACGCCGAAGTAGCAGCCGCTGCGGGTACTGTGATTGCGTCAGTGATGGAATGGCGCGAGGGCACCATCAGCGAGGATGTCGCGCGCACATTCGAGGCACTCGCAGCCTATTACAGGCTGAAAGTGGCGCTGCGACCGGACAAAAGCAAAGGTGCGGCGGACAAGGCTCGCAAGTACCGCGAAAGCGCGGACCGCGTGCGTGCCGAGAGGAGCCCGAGGCTGAACGTCGAACGCGCCCTGCTCACTTGTTGGAGGGAGAAGAAAGAGCTCTTGCGGGGGGATCCCGTGGAGGACTGGAGAAGGTCTCGAGACGTGTTGGATCGATCTTCGCTACCAGACATAGTCCAGGAATCCAGGATGCTGCGACTGTTTCGCATGACAGATGAGTTAGGACTAGGCCTCGCTGATCGTTGGGATGAGGTCGGTAGGTGCTACCCAGGCGCGAAGTTGTTCGTCTCAAGGACTCTGGAGACCCAGCGGTTGCTTGCACCCGATCTGGAACCCCGAGGGTGTGTGCTCATGTCGATGCACAAATCTAAGGGAAAAGAATTCGATGGGGTCGTGATCGCGGAGCGACAGCACGCAGGGGTGCTGTTCGATCCAAAGAAGGAAGAGCCACCCTTCGAGAGTACGCGCCGCCTCCTGCGGGTGGCCATTACACGAGCGCGGCATAGAGTGACAATCGTGCGCCCGAAGAACTGCTATCCCCTCTACTGA
- a CDS encoding roadblock/LC7 domain-containing protein — MSVRAATVRGIAQAITDDLVGSERGMLGVMVSTEDGFELCRSAAREFSDPGRLAAVSSSLLALADSSAQTAEIGASQCMVVEGEDGRVVLYAVPSLKPRLVLTVLMKGSSNLGNTIYLARVTALRIASAVGEAQRRATGT; from the coding sequence ATGAGCGTAAGAGCAGCAACAGTGCGAGGAATCGCCCAAGCGATCACCGATGATCTGGTGGGATCTGAGCGCGGCATGCTCGGCGTGATGGTCTCGACGGAGGACGGCTTCGAGCTGTGCAGATCAGCGGCCCGAGAGTTCTCCGATCCCGGCCGCCTAGCCGCCGTTTCCAGCTCACTTCTCGCCCTCGCCGACAGCTCTGCCCAGACCGCCGAGATCGGCGCCTCTCAGTGCATGGTGGTCGAAGGCGAGGATGGCAGGGTGGTGCTCTACGCCGTGCCCTCCCTCAAACCCCGCCTAGTCCTGACCGTGCTCATGAAGGGCAGCAGCAACCTCGGCAATACCATTTACCTGGCGCGCGTCACTGCGCTGCGTATCGCCAGTGCCGTGGGCGAAGCGCAGCGTCGGGCGACCGGCACCTAG
- a CDS encoding DNA methyltransferase has translation MDDNTIICGDAITILPSRASETVDLVVTDPPYLCNYRDRYDRAVRNDTEPNGVLPVFPELYRVLKLNSFCISFCGWSAMPRFATAWERSGFKIAGRIVWAKRYASSSHHTRYCHEAAYVLTKGKPRPPQDPIADIQHWTDTGNRLHPTQKAEEVIAPLITAFSQPGDVVLDPFLGSGTTAVAAANLGRRYLGIELEPGYCDIARQRLMETDLPRAA, from the coding sequence ATGGACGACAACACCATCATCTGCGGCGACGCGATCACTATTCTGCCGAGCCGCGCCAGCGAAACCGTTGACCTCGTGGTCACAGACCCGCCTTACCTTTGCAACTATCGCGACCGATACGACCGCGCTGTGCGCAACGATACAGAGCCTAACGGGGTGCTCCCGGTCTTTCCGGAGCTCTACCGCGTCCTCAAGCTCAACAGCTTCTGCATCAGCTTTTGCGGCTGGAGTGCGATGCCTCGGTTCGCCACCGCCTGGGAGCGATCCGGCTTCAAAATTGCCGGTCGGATTGTCTGGGCCAAACGCTATGCCTCAAGCAGCCACCACACACGCTATTGTCACGAAGCCGCCTATGTGCTGACCAAGGGCAAACCACGCCCGCCGCAAGATCCGATCGCCGACATTCAGCATTGGACCGATACGGGCAACCGGCTGCACCCAACACAAAAAGCAGAAGAGGTGATCGCGCCGCTGATCACGGCCTTCTCCCAGCCGGGCGATGTGGTTCTGGACCCGTTCCTCGGCTCTGGTACCACAGCCGTCGCCGCGGCCAACCTTGGACGCCGTTACCTTGGCATCGAGCTGGAACCAGGCTACTGCGATATCGCCCGCCAACGCCTCATGGAGACCGATCTGCCACGAGCCGCGTAA
- a CDS encoding roadblock/LC7 domain-containing protein gives MDKYDLTGLTQVDGFIGAALVDAESGMLLGATPNSVLDLEVAAAGNTDVVRAKRRVAKQLGVAGDIEDVLITLDEQYHLIRPLAKNPELFFYLALNRKQANLAMARRSLKDFEAEGIAA, from the coding sequence ATGGACAAATACGACCTCACTGGCCTAACGCAAGTCGACGGATTCATCGGCGCCGCCCTCGTGGACGCCGAGAGCGGCATGCTCCTTGGCGCTACCCCCAACAGCGTCCTCGACCTAGAGGTGGCGGCGGCGGGCAACACCGACGTGGTCCGCGCCAAGCGCCGCGTGGCCAAGCAGCTCGGCGTGGCGGGCGACATCGAGGATGTGCTCATCACCCTCGATGAGCAGTACCACCTGATCCGCCCGCTGGCGAAGAACCCGGAGCTTTTCTTCTATTTGGCGCTGAATCGAAAGCAAGCGAACCTCGCCATGGCGCGCCGCTCGCTGAAGGACTTCGAGGCAGAGGGGATCGCCGCCTGA
- a CDS encoding type IV secretory system conjugative DNA transfer family protein, which yields MSKEQPTFSGTLLATIFCAAALYYTLPWIYSRAFWVVPVIFGLAVVLKTLSLCIFILRAIPQAWIYSRVFRKKGLGGTAGWASEKEVRKAGLYNPKGFFAGRHNKRKVFVEIECSGLVLAPAGEGKTTCFVIPALCHAVMSMIVPDLKGTLAVMTAKMRRRKFGHKTHILNPGRVHAKKGEKFARYNPLIILIEAWRDARRHRDLMPDTAALAKQILPEPPQPGENQFWRNGSRKFLRFVFLYLVTMVEQPAGSKDDVATLPAAFTLLSDKAKLMASLEAARTSTILNGDLASLANDILLKLEEGDPRQIESFREGAIQAVDVFAPSGALAESVSGTDFRFGELKRKKGTVYVVADPTRIEVYKPWVGLVMWCAFTELMRSRHRKPVCVLCDEATNFRIDGLPRLLTLAREFKIILWLIIQELEEWSHAYGRESLETLLSQTEAKLIFGVRSQTTAKLVSDMLGEASVKVVNHNIGSSFFDPVTRSVHETSRKILTEDEVRRAEQAILLPGDGRAVQVQRLPYFRVWCWKWAAAPNPLGRHTI from the coding sequence ATGAGCAAGGAGCAACCAACCTTCAGCGGTACGCTGCTCGCGACCATTTTCTGCGCAGCGGCCCTCTACTACACGCTACCTTGGATCTACAGCAGGGCCTTCTGGGTTGTCCCCGTGATCTTCGGGCTTGCTGTCGTTCTGAAGACGCTCAGCCTCTGTATCTTCATCCTGCGAGCAATCCCGCAGGCCTGGATCTACAGCCGTGTATTTCGAAAGAAGGGCCTTGGCGGCACCGCCGGCTGGGCCTCGGAGAAAGAGGTCAGGAAGGCTGGCCTCTACAACCCAAAAGGCTTCTTCGCCGGGCGGCACAATAAACGTAAGGTGTTCGTGGAGATCGAGTGTTCCGGGCTGGTGCTAGCACCAGCCGGGGAGGGCAAGACCACCTGCTTCGTCATTCCCGCGCTTTGCCATGCCGTCATGAGCATGATCGTGCCTGACCTTAAAGGGACGCTCGCGGTGATGACCGCGAAGATGCGTCGCCGCAAGTTCGGCCACAAGACCCATATCCTTAATCCTGGCCGGGTGCATGCGAAGAAGGGGGAGAAATTCGCTCGCTACAACCCGCTCATCATCCTGATCGAAGCGTGGCGTGATGCTAGGCGCCATCGCGACTTGATGCCGGATACCGCGGCCTTGGCGAAGCAAATCCTCCCGGAGCCGCCGCAACCCGGCGAGAACCAGTTCTGGCGCAACGGCTCACGCAAGTTCCTGCGTTTCGTCTTCCTGTATTTGGTCACGATGGTCGAGCAACCTGCCGGCTCCAAGGACGATGTTGCGACCCTGCCGGCGGCCTTCACGCTGCTGAGTGACAAGGCCAAGCTGATGGCATCGCTTGAAGCCGCCCGTACGAGCACGATCCTCAATGGCGATCTCGCCTCGTTGGCCAATGACATCCTGCTCAAGCTCGAGGAGGGCGATCCCCGTCAGATCGAGTCCTTCCGCGAGGGTGCCATTCAGGCGGTGGACGTCTTCGCTCCCAGCGGTGCCCTGGCCGAAAGCGTCAGTGGCACGGATTTCCGCTTCGGTGAGCTGAAGCGAAAGAAGGGCACGGTCTATGTTGTGGCCGATCCGACCCGCATCGAGGTCTACAAGCCTTGGGTGGGTCTGGTGATGTGGTGTGCCTTCACCGAGCTCATGCGCTCACGCCACCGAAAGCCGGTCTGTGTCCTGTGCGACGAGGCAACCAACTTCCGTATTGACGGCCTGCCGCGCCTGCTCACGCTGGCTCGCGAGTTCAAGATCATCCTGTGGTTGATCATCCAGGAGCTGGAGGAATGGTCCCACGCCTATGGTCGCGAGAGCCTTGAGACGTTGCTGTCCCAGACCGAAGCGAAGCTGATCTTCGGTGTCCGCTCCCAAACGACGGCCAAGCTCGTATCCGACATGCTAGGCGAGGCCTCCGTGAAGGTCGTGAACCACAATATCGGCTCCTCCTTCTTCGACCCTGTCACCCGCTCCGTCCACGAAACCAGCCGCAAGATCCTCACGGAGGATGAAGTGCGGCGCGCCGAGCAGGCGATTCTCCTTCCAGGCGACGGCCGAGCCGTTCAAGTCCAGCGGCTACCGTACTTTCGCGTTTGGTGCTGGAAGTGGGCAGCTGCACCAAATCCACTTGGCAGGCACACCATATAA
- a CDS encoding AAA family ATPase, whose translation MKVCRLHIENFRGVRAGTIDFAGHTLLVGGNNVGKSSVCEALDLLLGPERLFRRPVINEHDFHQGAYLDAESNPVEIVIRALLSELSEQAEARFHSHLRRWDAASSKLIDESDAGLSLADSPDAQWVLPVVFIGRYDRKEDDFIANTFFDHPVDPVDEDADEGSELRLGAGRRVFGRDQKRDCGFLFLRTQRTGSRALSLQRGSLLDTILRIGSAGDGDSSGLTEMWEETLQALRNLSPPIGKISQLSRIRTEIEERLSRFVNLDAQSDPTAFFASNLTRENLREVVRLFVATHPAPHQLPFERLGTGSINLLVFSLLTFIADLRGGTSVIFAMEEPEIAIPPHVQRRVCKYVLDRMGQSIVTSHSPYIIEQFQPGQVLALSRSSDAELTGSYLPVDTVGGKVLRRNRWPLAEAVLSRGVLVVEGPTEAAMFVQASTVLEGATPNDYEHLDLAGVSVFSVDADNAVPDLGPFFKALGKPAFAFYDKQKTPFSSEKAEKLNDYVQQWESPYLGIESLIAAEMPIHRLRGFLSAATSYGDYPEQAGVYKAEMDDASVRALASKVLKARKGANRPYAAFAVGACQTEKELPSSIVEVLRAVHQETREAPPTNTAGGSDTSDVAASASKENPGKGST comes from the coding sequence ATGAAAGTATGCCGGTTGCATATTGAGAACTTCAGAGGAGTTCGAGCGGGAACGATCGACTTTGCCGGGCACACCCTATTGGTCGGCGGCAACAACGTCGGTAAGTCGTCGGTCTGCGAAGCTCTCGATCTCTTGCTTGGCCCGGAGCGCCTATTCAGGAGACCGGTAATCAACGAGCACGATTTCCACCAGGGCGCCTACCTAGATGCCGAGAGTAACCCGGTCGAGATCGTGATCCGTGCGCTACTATCTGAGCTTTCGGAGCAAGCGGAGGCAAGGTTCCATAGCCACCTACGTCGCTGGGACGCGGCGTCATCGAAGCTGATCGATGAGTCGGACGCAGGCCTATCGCTTGCTGATAGCCCGGATGCTCAGTGGGTCTTGCCCGTTGTCTTCATCGGTCGATACGACCGCAAAGAAGACGATTTCATCGCCAATACTTTTTTCGATCACCCCGTGGATCCGGTAGACGAAGATGCCGATGAAGGCAGTGAGCTACGCCTCGGTGCCGGCCGCCGGGTTTTCGGACGAGATCAGAAGCGCGACTGCGGCTTTCTCTTCCTCCGCACGCAGAGAACTGGTTCCCGCGCACTCAGTCTTCAACGCGGCTCCCTGCTGGACACTATCCTGCGAATTGGAAGCGCCGGAGATGGGGATTCATCCGGACTCACGGAAATGTGGGAGGAGACTCTGCAAGCGCTTAGAAACCTCTCGCCCCCAATTGGGAAGATCAGTCAACTGAGCCGTATTAGAACGGAAATCGAAGAGAGACTGTCTCGATTCGTAAACTTAGATGCGCAGTCTGATCCAACAGCGTTCTTCGCATCTAACCTCACCCGCGAGAATCTGCGCGAAGTCGTGCGGCTGTTTGTTGCTACGCATCCAGCTCCGCATCAGCTTCCCTTTGAGCGATTGGGTACCGGATCCATCAACTTGCTTGTCTTCTCTCTGCTCACCTTCATAGCAGATCTGAGAGGCGGGACATCGGTGATCTTCGCTATGGAAGAGCCTGAGATCGCGATACCGCCGCATGTACAACGAAGGGTGTGCAAGTACGTCCTAGATAGGATGGGACAGTCGATCGTTACCTCTCACTCCCCTTACATTATTGAGCAGTTTCAGCCGGGTCAGGTGTTGGCCTTGAGTCGGTCATCGGATGCGGAGCTTACAGGGAGCTACCTCCCGGTCGATACGGTCGGTGGCAAAGTGCTCCGTCGTAACCGCTGGCCTTTGGCAGAAGCCGTCTTAAGTCGAGGCGTGTTGGTCGTCGAAGGACCGACGGAAGCTGCCATGTTTGTCCAAGCCTCAACCGTCCTTGAAGGAGCTACCCCAAACGACTATGAACACCTGGACCTGGCTGGTGTATCGGTCTTTAGTGTCGATGCCGACAATGCAGTTCCGGATCTTGGGCCCTTCTTCAAGGCTCTTGGTAAACCTGCGTTCGCATTCTACGACAAGCAAAAGACGCCATTCTCTAGCGAGAAAGCGGAGAAGCTGAATGACTATGTTCAACAGTGGGAATCGCCCTACCTAGGTATCGAGAGCCTAATCGCGGCGGAGATGCCGATTCACAGACTCCGGGGATTCCTGTCGGCCGCGACGAGTTATGGGGATTACCCTGAACAGGCCGGAGTCTATAAGGCGGAGATGGACGACGCGAGCGTCCGAGCCCTTGCGTCGAAGGTGCTGAAGGCCCGCAAGGGGGCAAACCGCCCCTACGCCGCCTTCGCAGTTGGTGCATGTCAGACTGAGAAGGAGCTCCCTTCCAGCATTGTGGAAGTTTTGAGGGCCGTACACCAAGAAACGCGTGAAGCACCACCAACAAACACCGCCGGTGGAAGTGATACCTCGGATGTTGCCGCAAGTGCTTCCAAAGAGAACCCTGGGAAGGGCTCAACTTGA
- a CDS encoding YegP family protein: MLLTALAGLGVVKTITANPLTFELFTDKAGAYRFRLTGEEQQILLKSQGYTSERGARNGIASVRENAMQDERFVPSTASNGMYYFNLKAGNRQIIGTSSHYAEVASRNAAIADVKRWAAQASLAEQTP; encoded by the coding sequence ATGCTCCTCACAGCGCTCGCGGGGTTGGGGGTTGTAAAGACCATCACCGCCAACCCCCTGACCTTCGAACTCTTTACCGACAAGGCTGGGGCGTACCGTTTCCGTCTTACGGGTGAGGAGCAACAGATTCTGCTCAAGAGCCAGGGCTACACATCCGAGCGAGGTGCCCGCAACGGGATTGCATCGGTACGCGAGAACGCGATGCAGGATGAGCGCTTTGTCCCTAGCACCGCATCGAACGGCATGTACTACTTCAACCTCAAGGCAGGCAACAGGCAGATCATCGGGACGTCATCCCACTACGCGGAGGTGGCGAGCCGGAATGCAGCCATCGCGGATGTGAAGCGCTGGGCCGCGCAGGCGAGCCTGGCTGAACAGACTCCGTAG